The Hypanus sabinus isolate sHypSab1 chromosome 2, sHypSab1.hap1, whole genome shotgun sequence DNA segment GCAAGGATCTGATGTCTCTGCTGGGGCTGAAGATTTTTGATTCAATATTTGAGCTGAGGATGAACGTTCAGATTAGAATGTCAAACAAAAGGTCCAACAATTTAAAGAGGACAAAAGTTTTGGAGGAGTGATAGCAGGTTAAAACCAAATTATATCAATATACAAGTGGAATCTTGTGCCACGTTTTCTGTGGAATGTATTCTTTGAGAAGGATTTCGATTCCACGTTGGGATTGAAGTTTGCCTTGGTGCAATTGGTTGAGCACAGAGAGCATGCCACGAATTTGGTTTTTTTACCTGGCATACTTTCGTCAGCTCCAGACAGATAAAGCAAAATTCAACTTGGCACCTCGAACAGATAATGTTTTTACATCCCGTTTGGTTGTGTTCGAGCAGCTTACCACATGTTGGGCAGGCTCGAATGGAAGGGCAATTCTTCACTACAGTACCTAAGAGGTTGACTAATGGGCAAGTGCGTAGTGTGTCCAGTTCCAAATTGGTGCACCCTTCATTATCACATCGGTCAGAACGTGGGACACGTCCCTTCCATGGTTTCAGGCACTGCCAACAGAACTCGTAAACATTCCCCTTTTCTGCAGTACAGATAGTGCAGCGGACACTCAAGTTACTCAGGTCTGTGCGTTCAACATATGTTCCACATCCAGGACACTGTGGATAAGCAAAAAGATAAGCAAAAAAATTTGGTGAAATTAATTACTTCACACTGATAACTCTTACAATGCATGACTTAAATATGTGTGCTTCAAATGTTATAGGCTGCTGTGATTAACTTTTCCACAAAATGATCAAActttctttaatttctgatgaagTCTGCTTCTTCATTTGGAATTTGCATTTGTAATCTTCCTAGGTTAGACCTTAAATCTTTCCACCATATCCTGCTAAACTGTGGGGCTCAGGAGTAgattacaatttttaaaaatgcattttaGCTAATTAGAATACAATAGAGAAATTTGATTGTGATAAGAATATTGATCATAGGAGCAAAATCAATTTGCTATTTCATAGAAATTTACTGATTCTAAATTGCTCATATATGGTTTCTACTCACAGAATGTAGACATGGACATATGTTTGATATGTGAGTCTATTGCATCAATTTGGACATGCTAATCAAAGAGGTAACTCTCAATTAAATATTTATTATATGCTGACAACGAAGTATTTTCTATGAAGCAAATGTAGTGCAGACACAAACATTGAAATGCACACTTTAATAGACTTACTGATTTGTGAGATCAGATTGTCAGACTTACTGATTTGTATTCACAGTACTCAGCTGCAGCCAGTACAGCAACTGTTTCCTCAAAATGCAGCTGCTCCTCTCTGGTCAGTACTGCCAGCTTGCGAACTTCATGGTAGGGCCATTCCTGTCCGCATGCCTGTCCATCAGCTTTCACCGCTGGGCAGTGGAATTTGTACTGATCCTGTAATTTCAAATTTGATTAAAATTTAATGGTTTAAGTTGCCTTCTTCCTAGATAATGAGAATGGCAGAAATATCTTCGTCATTTTACCTAACTCCTCATTGCCACGTTCTCTCTCTCAAATCACTGCCTGAGCCCAGGAGTGTTGAACACTGACGTCCAATACAGTGCAAGGAATATTCACCACATTTTTTATTCCTCATGAAGAGGGACTAAGTTAACTATGTTTGTAATtaatagagcttagaaaaatgagaAGGGATCGACGTCACAAACAGGTTGACTTGGTTGAAGGTCAACTTTTTAAAAGTTACACTCTCGACACCACCTGCACCCACAATATTTATACCAGATAGCGTGTGGTCAGGTACTCCTTGGTGGAGGCAATAAAGATTACTACATCCTCTCTCACATCTTTGCAACTGATTCTCCTGATAAAATGTAAAATCAAAGAAATCATTGAAAATAAATCAGCAGTGTGGAtctatttacaattttccagttgtATGGAACTTTTAATTTCACAAATCGCAATTTCTTACCCGATCCAGAAGGCTTCGACACCATGCAGTCAGAGAGTTTGGATCTACTGCATGTTTGCAG contains these protein-coding regions:
- the LOC132403607 gene encoding uncharacterized protein LOC132403607, translating into MTTLPEMNEKGYDESDHTLKFVKGKDEITGDYDPNVLLAEMSCKHAVDPNSLTAWCRSLLDRDQYKFHCPAVKADGQACGQEWPYHEVRKLAVLTREEQLHFEETVAVLAAAEYCEYKSCPGCGTYVERTDLSNLSVRCTICTAEKGNVYEFCWQCLKPWKGRVPRSDRCDNEGCTNLELDTLRTCPLVNLLGTVVKNCPSIRACPTCGKLLEHNQTGCKNIICSRCQVEFCFICLELTKVCQVKKPNSWHALCAQPIAPRQTSIPTWNRNPSQRIHSTENVAQDSTCILI